From one Acinonyx jubatus isolate Ajub_Pintada_27869175 chromosome B1, VMU_Ajub_asm_v1.0, whole genome shotgun sequence genomic stretch:
- the PPAT gene encoding amidophosphoribosyltransferase, whose translation MELEELGIREECGVFGCIASGEWPTQLDVPHVITLGLVGLQHRGQESAGIVTSDGNSVPTFKTHKGMGLVNHVFTQDNLKKLYISNLGIGHTRYATTGNCELENCQPFVVETLHGKIAVAHNGELVNATQLRKKLLRHGIGLSTSSDSEMITQLLAYTPPQEQDGTPDWVARIKNLMKEAPTAYSLLIMHRDVIYAVRDPYGNRPLCIGRLIPVSDINDKEKKASETEGWVVSSESCSFLSIGARYYREVLPGEIVEITKRSVQTLDIIPRSEGNPMAFCIFEYVYFARPDSIFEDQMVYTVRYRCGQQLAIEAPVDADLVSTVPESATPAALGYAGKCGLPYVEVLCKNRYVGRTFIQPNMRLRQLGVAKKFGVLSDNFKGKRIVLVDDSIVRGNTISPIIKLLKESGAKEVHIRVASPPIRYPCFMGINIPTKEELIANKPEFEHLAKYLGANSVVYLSVGGLVSSVQEGIKFKKQKVEKQDIMIQENGNGLECFEKNGHCTACLTGKYPVELEW comes from the exons GGGTCAGGAGAGTGCTGGTATTGTGACCAGTGATGGGAATTCAGTACCAACATTCAAAACACACAAG GGAATGGGTCTTGTAAATCATGTCTTTACTCAAGacaatttgaagaaattatatatttcaaaCCTTGGAATTGGACACACGAGATACGCCACTACAGGAAACTGTGAATTAGAAAACTGTCAGCCCTTTGTTGTTGAAACACTTCATGGGAAGATAGCTGTGGCACATAACGGCGAATTGGTAAATGCTACTCAATTAAGGAAAAAG CTTCTGCGGCATGGTATTGGTTTGTCAACAAGTTCTGATAGTGAAATGATTACCCAGTTACTGGCATATACACCTCCTCAGGAACAAGATGGCACCCCAGACTGGGTAGCAAG GATTAAAAACTTAATGAAGGAAGCACCTACAGCATATTCCCTGCTTATAATGCACAGAGATGTTATTTATGCCGTACGAGATCCTTATGGAAATCGCCCTCTATGCATTGGACGTCTTATTCCTGTATCTGATATAAATGATAAAG AGAAAAAAGCTTCAGAAACAGAAGGATGGGTGGTGTCTTCAGAATCTTGTAGTTTTTTATCAATTGGCGCAAG ATATTACCGTGAAGTCTTGCCTGGAGAAATTGTGGAAATAACCAAACGTAGTGTCCAAACTCTTGATATTATACCAAGGTCTGAAGGAAACCCGATGGCATTTTGTATCTTTGAATATGTTTATTTTGCAAGACCAGATAGTATATTTGaag ACCAAATGGTTTACACAGTAAGATACCGTTGTGGTCAGCAGCTGGCAATTGAGGCACCAGTGGATGCAGATTTGGTTAGCACTGTTCCGGAATCTGCTACACCCGCTGCTCTTGGTTATGCAGGAAAG tGTGGGCTTCCATATGTGGAGGTGCTATGTAAAAACCGGTATGTAGGAAGAACATTTATTCAGCCAAACATGCGGTTGAGACAACTTGGTGTTGCAAAAAAATTTGGAGTATTGTCGGACAACTTTAAAGGCAAAAGAATCGTTCTTGTAGATGATTCAATTGTGAGAGGCAATACCATCTCACCTATAATCAAATTGCTCAAAGAATCTGGTGCGAAAGAG GTACACATTCGAGTAGCTTCACCGCCAATTAGATACCCATGCTTTATGGGAATAAACATACCAACAAAAGAAGAGCTTATTGCCAATAAACCTGAATTTGAACATCTTGCAAAATATCTGG GAGCAAACAGTGTTGTATATCTGTCAGTGGGAGGACTAGTTTCATCTGTACAAGAAgggataaagtttaaaaaacagaaagtggAAAAGCAGGATATTATGATTCAAGAAAATGGGAATGGTCTGGAATGCTTTGAAAAGAATGGTCATTGTACAGCATGTCTCACTGGAAAATACCCTGTGGAGTTGGAATGGTAG